One Cynocephalus volans isolate mCynVol1 chromosome 5, mCynVol1.pri, whole genome shotgun sequence DNA window includes the following coding sequences:
- the RPS10 gene encoding small ribosomal subunit protein eS10, whose amino-acid sequence MLMPKKNRIAIYELLFKEGVMVAKKDVHMPKHPELADKNVPNLHVMKAMQSLKSRGYVKEQFAWRHFYWYLTNEGIQYLRDYLHLPPEIVPATLRRSRPETGRPRPKGLEGERPARLTRGEADRDTYRRSAVPPGADKKAEAGAGSATEFQFRGGFGRGRGQPPQ is encoded by the exons ATGTTGATGCCCAAGAAGAACCGGATTGCCATTTATGAGCTCCTTTTTAAGGAGGGAGTGATGGTGGCCAAAAAAGATGTCCATATGCCTAAGCACCCAGAGCTGGCAGACAAGAATGTACCCAACCTTCACGTCATGAAGGCCATGCAG TCTCTCAAGTCTCGAGGCTACGTGAAGGAACAGTTTGCCTGGAGACATTTCTACTGGTATCTTACCAACGAGGGTATCCAGTATCTCCGTGATTACCTCCACTTGCCCCCTGAGATTGTGCCTGCCACCTTGCGCCGCAGCCGTCCTGAGACTGGCAGACCTCGGCCCAAAG GTCTGGAGGGTGAGCGACCTGCAAGACTCACAAGAGGGGAAGCCGACAGAGACACTTACAGACGGAGTGCTGTGCCCC CTGGTGCTGACAAGAAAGCCGAGGCTGGGGCTGGGTCAGCAACCGAATTCCAGTTT AGAGGCGGATTTGGTCGTGGACGTGGTCAGCCACCTCAGTAA